ATTAGAAACCGAGGTATCAAAGATGGTCTTATCTTCCATTCGGATAGAGGGATCCAATATGCCTGCGATGAATTCAGGAGGGTAATTGTAAAAAACAAGATACTTCAAAGCATGAGTAGGAAGGCCAATTGCTGGGACAATGCAGTAGCTGAGAGCTTTTTCAAGACACTAAAGGCTGAAATGATCTACCATAGAAAATTCATCGATCAGCAATCGGCTAAATTGGAGATCTTTGGATATATTGAAGGTTTTTATAATACCAAAAGAACACATTCTGCCCTGGGATATAAAACCCCTAAGCAGATCGAAGAGATGCTATTGGAAAAAGAGAAAATGGCAGCATAAAAAAGTCTCCTATTTTAAGTTGCAATTCCAAAAGGAGAAAGCAATTAGTGTTTCGGGGCATACGCTGGTCAGATCTAAAGCGACTTAATCTGGAACCTGATCTTCAGATCACCCTTACACGTAGTTTGAACAATCAAACCTACACACTGTCTCCCAACAGCCCGAGGTATGTTTTTCCGATACCTGAATATGTGGTGGAGCTCACTGGTATGCCGCAGAACGCCCGATAAGTACAGCAGCTTTTCAGGGCAATAGCTCATAAGCAGTTACCTGTTGATTCTGTAGGATATAAATCGTTTGGTTATACACGATAAATGGGATAGATCCTGTAGTCTGTTTTGGAATACGGTATGAAGTAAGATAGGTTTCTTTTGCCACGTCATAAGCGTCTATAATGAGGTGGTTTTTGAACAGCGTATAAGTATCTTGCGAGCTAGGTACATTGCTTTGGACGTAAAGCACGCCATTGGCAAGGTAGCTGAGGAGCTGGATGGCACGTTTTGGAGAGCTGCTAGTATAGTGACCGGAGCGCTTGAACTGGCCTTTTATGGATTGTGCGTAGGAGGTCGGTACGATACTGGGGAAAGTATGGCGACTATTACTCATCGGATCTAATTTCGAAAGATGCGTTTGGAAAAACGGAACATGCAACGTAATTCCTGAATTTTTGTACGGATGGAGCATCCCTTCATTTCCAAAAAGGTACGCGTTCGGAAGAGGATCCGATAGCGGCAGCTCTTTCGTGAAAATACTATCTGTATTATCAGTAATTACCTGCAAAACTAAGGGGTGTGGCGAGTAACGGGAAAATCCCATAATATGAAAGTGGTTGCTGTCTAAAATGGCTTGCTTGATGTATACGCTTGGTGTACGGTAATACTGGCTTATGCTATTGGTGATATTGGTGCGCAATATAAGGGAGTGGTTCCCAAAAAAACGATAGAGATAGGGGTGTTCGAAATGACTGCTGAAGAGCTGATCGTTCTCGATCGTAATGGGCATAGGTACTTCGGATATATCTTGATGTGATAGTTGGTGCGTCATCCGAACCATCAACATGGTGTTTTCAGTTTGTAGATAAATAGAATCGACGGTAAATCCGGTAAACGATTTTACTGGCACATCGGCCTCGATGTTGAGTGTCGAAAGCTCTTTAATTGCGTTGTATGATCTGGAAAAGTCTTCTTGTGGATTGATCTTCCTTGAATGGAAATAGAGCGCCATTACAACAAATGTTGCTGCAGCAATGAGCAGTACGATATTTAAGGTTACCGATAATAGTAGTTTAGACGACATCGTAAAGGGAATTAAAAGACATTGCCAGTTGATTAGGATACCGACAATGTCTGTTCTTATCCGGATAATTTTTAAGTCAGATAATCAGTGAACCTAGGAATATTACAATAATACTCCTGGTTGTATCTGAATAGGCGTGCCAATCGCTTCATTATCATCGTTAACTTCAAAACGAGCAGCACATGTAGACTCTGCAGGTGTGCAGTCTGCGGGTTCAAAAGAAGTAGGCAATGGCTCGCTGTTGTAATTTTGATCAGAGCCATCTGCACTTTCAAACCATCTGGTTTCTTGACGTACCTCCACTTTCTTATCGAAAGCTTTGGCTCCAACGTAGCCAGTTCCTAGAACGACCAACGTTAGAATTGTGATGTATACTTTTTTCATAACCTTATGAAAAAAATGACGGTCACTTTTACGGGGCAACCATACCCGATTGTACAATATCTGGAACGGTACTGGTGGCTCGCACCGGTATGCTCTTTATAAATACACCTGCGATAGCCATAACTAAGCAAACGCTGTTGAAAATGATATGGCCTTCCCATGAAAGTCCTTCGGCAAATCCGCTACAGGCACAGGGCGCATCATAATAGCTGAACCAAAGCAGTGCGATGATATAAGCAATGAAAAGGGAGAGCAAAAAGACAGAGGAATATAGACCAAATAGCCGCGAGGTCGGAAAAATCAATACCACCGCTAATAGCAGCTCTCCCCAAGGAACAGCCCAACTGACAATCCCTTCAAATCCTTCCAGTAATGGTGACTTCCCGAGCTCGAAACGAAAATCTTCAAGATCCCGCAGCTTCCCGAAACCTGCTGTTGCCCACATCAAAGCCAGTAAAACACATACAGGCCATAGCGCCATATTGCACCAGTTAATTTTGATTTGCTGCTTCCATTTTTTAATCCTATGCTGCATACTCTTCATCATTTACCTTCCTTTTTCAAAAGCGGGCTGCCGATCCTTACCAATCAAGCTTTTTACGATCGACAGCCGGCTGCCATGGAACTATCGCCTAGCTTTCGGCTCCGCTACTCCTCGTTTCCATAAAAGCAAAAGTAAACGCTAAAAGCCGCTTAGGCTATCTCTTTTTGGCCAAGCTGTATAGGCAATTTTGGCCAAAAAGGCTATTTGCATCGATACTTTTTAATGTATTCGCCGGGTGTAAGTCTATGCCTGGCCTTGAAAAGCTTGCAAAAACGGGCGTGGCTCAGGTTGAAATGGTTGGCTGTCTGTAAGGAAGAGTAACCTGCATCTGTGAGCAGTTTTGGTGCGAGTAACATTTTTCGGTCGATAACATACTGCCAAAAGCTTTGCCCGGTTATTACTTTGAATAAACGCCGTAAGCTTCGCTCAGCGAGAGGGTAATTCTTGGCAATATGGTGTAGATCGAGGATATCACCGGCAGCAACGGCTGTTTCTGCATATGCACTTATCGATTCAATCATTTGCTTGCGGCTTTTTTCTTGTTTTTCCCGTTGCCGCAGGGCGGTGATGCTATTTAACAATAAGTCGATGCTCAGGTTTAATATCGCCTTGTGCCGCTTAAGATAACTGGTATGGGTACTGCGTAGAAAATGACGGATCTGCATGGCACTTTCCTCCCCGATAGGAAGTAGGGTGCTACCACTATATTGATTGAGCTGTTTCTGTAGCTGAATAAAGGGCGTTTGGACCTGGCCAAGTATATCGTCCTGCTCTCTGAAAAGAAAGCTCGGTTTAAACACAAAATAGAATAGTACATGTTCGCCCGGTGGGAAATGGCACACGTAATCACCCTTGGGCATATAGGCTAAGAGATAGCTTCCTTCCGAAATGTGGAAGAGCTTTTTTTTCGATTGCCTAGCGCCATATAACCCATACTTGCCGCGCAGCATATAGAGCCAGAAAAGATCTTTCGGTTGGCACCTTATTGGGATTTGCAGTGCTTGCGCATTATTTACTTCGGCTACGCACAGCAATAGATCGGTATGATCATACCACTGTTCCAGCACCGTAAAACCGGCACCCATCCAATGGTCAACTGTGCTGCCTACCAAGCGATAGGTGGCTTCATTCGGGCGTAAATGGCTCAGTTTCGCTTGCGATATGTGAAAAAGGATGTTGACCGTTTTTTTCATACATATAAGGCTTTTGATCGATTTTTTTGAGATTACTTGTTTTATGTACGAAAATCATACTTAACTGTCATATAAATACAGGGTTAACATCTGGTTTTATATGGGGTTAGGGTATGGGGTTAGACCCTACTTTTTATATGGGTTAGCAACTTTTACCTTTTTTTTCGCACTTTAATTCTATAATTTCCCTCAAATTATTACTGAAAACAACTTTCTGTCCCTGCTAAGAGGGCTTTCGTGTAAAAAACTTTATTGTTTGATTTTTTATTTACAAGCTTGTAAACCTTAAACCAATATTCGTATGGAAACACAATTACCTAGCACAAAATTAACACCTGGTTATCACCCATTGCATCATGAAAATATGGTATGCGCGCTGGAAGCAGTTTGTGAGGAACATGCAGATAAGGTAGCGTTGATCGGGTCTGATGGAAAATTAACCTATGGCATGCTTAACGAGCAGGCCAATCAGCTGGCTTATTACCTAAGGGGTATTGGCCTTACGCAAAAATCTATTGTGGCAATATGCCTACGGCAGTCGGTGCAACGCTTGGTTGCCTTCTTCGCAGTGCTGAAAACGGGCGCGGCTTACTTGCCTATAGATGGGGAGCTACCTGAAGGCCGTATCAAAATGATGGTAGAGGATGCCGAAGCCGATCTGACACTTACCGAACAGCATTTTTGGTATAAGGTACACGGTTTTGCCCGGGTAACCGTGGCCGTTGATAAACCCTTGGCAAATATACAGTTGGCATCACTGCCCAAGGAAAATCCTACGAAGCGTAAACTGTTGCCGGATAGCTTGGCTTATATCATTTATACATCCGGTAGTAGTGGTCTGCCCAAGGGTGTAATGGTTAGCCATAGCTCCCTCTATCGTTTTATACAGGCACAGGCAAATATCTTAGGGCTTACTTCCGTAAACCATACCTTACAATTTGCCTCACCCAGCTTTGATGCTGCCGTTATCGATAGTTGGGTGCCGCTTTTGGTGGGAGCAACCGTGCACTTATATGCTAACAACAAATTGGTGGGCGATACACTCTTGGATTTTATTGTAAACGAGGGCATTGATACTGTACCTTTGTTACCACCTGCTGTATTGGCTACTTTACCGGTAAACCGGCCTATTGGCAAATTACATACGATAGCTATTGGTGGAGAGGCCTGTACCGAGCAAACGGTTAAAGCGTGGTACCAACGGGTAAGATTGATCAATAGCTATGGGCCTACAGAGGCAACCGTAGCGGTAAGCAACTATCATTTTAAAACGGAAACGGATCCGCGGATTATCGGTGTCCCGCTACCGGGAGTAAAACTTTGGCTGCTCGATGACGCGTTACGCCCCGTACCGAAGGGAGCGGTAGGTGAACTTTATATTAGCGGTTTGCAAGTGGCTCTTGGGTACAAACGTAGGCCGGAAGAGAATGCCAAGGCTTTTTTACCGATGCCAAAGGAGCTGGAAACAGCTGAGTTACATAATCGTTTGTACCGCACTGGCGATCGCGCACGGCTGCGGCCTGATGGCAACATGGAGTTTATGGGCAGAAAGGATGATCAGGTAAAGATCAGGGGTTACCGCATGGAGTTGGCCGAGATTGAACACCATTTGGCAAAATTGCCACAGATTGCCCGGGCAGCAGTAACGGTATTTCGTCCGGAAAATGGTGTGCCTGCGCTGGCCGCATTTGTGCAGCCGGTAGCCACGGAGAAAAATAAGGGCATTGGCAGTTTTCCCGATGTGCGGGCTAAGCTCATGCAGGTTATGCCAGCCTATATGGTGCCCGATAAAATGGTAGTGCTGGATGAATTGCCCCTGAATCATGCAGGTAAAGTAGATAAGACGCAGTTGGAACTGCCGAAAGCTTTCTTAAAGAAAACGGATGCGGCTAAAAGGAAGGAAGGTAATCTTACTGATCTGGTAAAGGGAATCTGGCAGGACCTGTTGGACGTGGAAGATGTGGCAGATGATGATGACTTTTTCGATCTGGGCGGGCATTCTCTATTGCTGGCGCAACTTCATGTGTTATTGCCCGAAACGGTACGTAATCGCATCAGCTTGCCTGAGCTCTATACCTATACTACCGTCAACAGCTTTGTTGCTGAGGTGGAAAAACGATGGAAAGAGGTGGAGTTATCGCAGAAAATAAAAACTGAACAGACGGTAGAGGAGTTGCTCAGGGATGCTGCACTGCCTGCGGATTTCGTAGTGGGTGATGTACCAGATGGAGCGGTATTGGCCGATCCTGGCCACATTTTGCTTACTGGAGTTACGGGATTTGTGGGCTCGCATCTGTTGGAAGAACTGTTGCAAAATACCGGAGCGGATATCTACTGCCTGGTACGAGCGGCGAATACTGCGGAGGCGCGCAAACGTATACAAGATACTTTCCTGAAATTTAAACTGTCTTGGCAGGAAGGTTATAACGATCGGGTAATACCACAGGTTGGCGATCTTTCCTTACCAAATCTGGGAATGGATGAGCACGTTTATGGCCAACTGGCAGACATCGTTGAGGTGATCTACCACTCGGGCAGCTCGGTAAGTTATGTGCAGCCTTACCCCATAATCAAGAAGCCTAACATTGATGGTCTGCACCATATCCTGCATTTGTCGGTTGCACGAAAAGTGAAACACCTGGTGCTACTTTCTTCAATGGGTGTTTTCTCTTGGGGTGGAATTGCAACTTAAAATAGGAGACTTTTTTATGCTGCCATTTTCTCTTTTTCCAATAGCATCTCTTCGATC
This Olivibacter sp. SDN3 DNA region includes the following protein-coding sequences:
- a CDS encoding amino acid adenylation domain-containing protein, whose amino-acid sequence is METQLPSTKLTPGYHPLHHENMVCALEAVCEEHADKVALIGSDGKLTYGMLNEQANQLAYYLRGIGLTQKSIVAICLRQSVQRLVAFFAVLKTGAAYLPIDGELPEGRIKMMVEDAEADLTLTEQHFWYKVHGFARVTVAVDKPLANIQLASLPKENPTKRKLLPDSLAYIIYTSGSSGLPKGVMVSHSSLYRFIQAQANILGLTSVNHTLQFASPSFDAAVIDSWVPLLVGATVHLYANNKLVGDTLLDFIVNEGIDTVPLLPPAVLATLPVNRPIGKLHTIAIGGEACTEQTVKAWYQRVRLINSYGPTEATVAVSNYHFKTETDPRIIGVPLPGVKLWLLDDALRPVPKGAVGELYISGLQVALGYKRRPEENAKAFLPMPKELETAELHNRLYRTGDRARLRPDGNMEFMGRKDDQVKIRGYRMELAEIEHHLAKLPQIARAAVTVFRPENGVPALAAFVQPVATEKNKGIGSFPDVRAKLMQVMPAYMVPDKMVVLDELPLNHAGKVDKTQLELPKAFLKKTDAAKRKEGNLTDLVKGIWQDLLDVEDVADDDDFFDLGGHSLLLAQLHVLLPETVRNRISLPELYTYTTVNSFVAEVEKRWKEVELSQKIKTEQTVEELLRDAALPADFVVGDVPDGAVLADPGHILLTGVTGFVGSHLLEELLQNTGADIYCLVRAANTAEARKRIQDTFLKFKLSWQEGYNDRVIPQVGDLSLPNLGMDEHVYGQLADIVEVIYHSGSSVSYVQPYPIIKKPNIDGLHHILHLSVARKVKHLVLLSSMGVFSWGGIAT
- a CDS encoding helix-turn-helix domain-containing protein, which translates into the protein MKKTVNILFHISQAKLSHLRPNEATYRLVGSTVDHWMGAGFTVLEQWYDHTDLLLCVAEVNNAQALQIPIRCQPKDLFWLYMLRGKYGLYGARQSKKKLFHISEGSYLLAYMPKGDYVCHFPPGEHVLFYFVFKPSFLFREQDDILGQVQTPFIQLQKQLNQYSGSTLLPIGEESAMQIRHFLRSTHTSYLKRHKAILNLSIDLLLNSITALRQREKQEKSRKQMIESISAYAETAVAAGDILDLHHIAKNYPLAERSLRRLFKVITGQSFWQYVIDRKMLLAPKLLTDAGYSSLQTANHFNLSHARFCKLFKARHRLTPGEYIKKYRCK
- a CDS encoding MauE/DoxX family redox-associated membrane protein produces the protein MMKSMQHRIKKWKQQIKINWCNMALWPVCVLLALMWATAGFGKLRDLEDFRFELGKSPLLEGFEGIVSWAVPWGELLLAVVLIFPTSRLFGLYSSVFLLSLFIAYIIALLWFSYYDAPCACSGFAEGLSWEGHIIFNSVCLVMAIAGVFIKSIPVRATSTVPDIVQSGMVAP